The following proteins are co-located in the Sphaeramia orbicularis chromosome 24, fSphaOr1.1, whole genome shotgun sequence genome:
- the LOC115415632 gene encoding probable ribonuclease ZC3H12D, whose product MDHHAKVERFLKLGYSHSDILRVLESLRHDAQTNDILEELIKTCHTRTYTNKSLPNSPKLVPRGCSPAPIQPSPGPGTGPGTGPGPDREPAAGFRPVVIDGSNVAMSHGDKKVFSCQGLQLAVDWFWDKGIRDITVFVPLWRKEQPRPEAPITDQHILHELEGRKILVYTPSRCVNGKRVVCYDDRYIVKLACDSDGIIVSNDNYRDLQTENPQWKKFIEERLLMYTFANDKFMPPDDPLGRNGPTIDDFLRKKPWNPENNKQQHCPYGKKCTYGVKCKFYHPERTNQSQLSVADELRALRDKAKTLPSNQSLPDSQWGVGVYQSDDQCQRASPTCLTPPNAHRHHRLSPDVDEAFSSLDSSLSRLYIQDGPFSVERPPHSYSSGVASYSLSHDGPYSGRHSLDGGGFYPQQNGSRSGPVCNQCSCSQTRIPSAPPGWGSCPALPPHNRDCTGYYSDKHFYRQTGPSKGQSSSLPRDPWVDPQQSRSRSPGAEQRKALRSQLSTLFPQSMVEQVMNAYPHVSDMSQLISLIQRYRSSHMTY is encoded by the exons ATGGACCACCACGCCAAAGTGGAACGTTTCCTCAAACTGGGATACTCCCACAGCGACATCCTGCGGGTTCTGGAGAGCCTCCGCCACGACGCCCAGACCAACGACATCCTGGAGGAGCTGATCAAGACCTGCCATACTCGGACGTACACCAACAAAAGTCTGCCCAACAGTCCCAAACTGGTGCCCAGAGGCTGCAGCCCGGCTCCCATCCAGCCCAGTCCAGGACCGGGAACAGGACCGggaacaggaccaggaccggaCCGAGAGCCAGCTGCTGGATTCAGACCGGTGGTTATAGATGGAAGCAACGTGGCCATGAG CCATGGAGACAAGAAGGTGTTTTCATGCCAGGGCCTCCAGCTGGCAGTGGACTGGTTCTGGGACAAAGGGATACGGGACATCACTGTTTTCGTCCCTCTGTGGAGGAAAGAGCAGCCGCGGCCTGAGGCGCCCATCACTG ATCAGCATATTCTCCATGAACTGGAGGGGAGAAAGATCCTGGTGTACACACCCTCCCGTTGTGTGAATGGTAAGAGGGTGGTGTGTTACGACGACCGCTACATTGTCAAACTGGCGTGCGACTCGGACGGCATCATCGTATCCAACGACAACTACCGTGACCTGCAGACAGAGAATCCCCAGTGGAAGAAGTTCATAGAAGAGAGGCTCCTCATGTACACCTTCGCCAATGACAA GTTCATGCCTCCAGACGATCCTCTGGGCAGAAATGGACCAACCATCGATGACTTTCTACGAAAGAAGCCGTGGAACCCAGAGAACAACAAGCAGCAGCACTGTCCTTATG GAAAGAAATGCACTTACGGAGTTAAGTGTAAGTTCTACCACCCGGAGCGGACCAACCAATCACAGCTGTCCGTAGCTGATGAACTGAGGGCGCTAAGAGACAAAGCCAAAACGCTTCCGTCCAATCAGAGCCTCCCGGACTCACAGTGGGGCGTCGGTGTTTATCAGTCCGACGACCAGTGTCAGCGGGCTTCCCCCACCTGTCTGACCCCGCCCAACGCCCACCGCCACCACCGCCTCAGCCCGGACGTAGATGAGGCCTTCAGTTCCCTGGACAGCAGCTTGTCCCGCCTCTACATCCAGGACGGGCCCTTCAGCGTGGAGCGGCCCCCGCACAGCTACAGCAGCGGGGTGGCCAGCTACAGCCTCAGCCACGACGGGCCCTACAGCGGGAGGCACAGTCTGGACGGAGGGGGCTTCTACCCCCAGCAGAACGGCTCCAGGTCCGGGCCCGTATGCAACCAGTGCAGCTGCAGTCAGACCAGGATACCATCCGCCCCCCCAGGCTGGGGCTCCTGCCCGGCCCTACCCCCGCACAACAGGGACTGCACCGGCTACTATTCAGACAAGCACTTCTACAGGCAGACGGGTCCGTCCAAGGGACAGTCCAGCAGCCTCCCCAGGGACCCGTGGGTGGACCCCCAGCAGAGCAGAAGCAGGAGTCCAGGGGCCGAGCAGAGGAAGGCCCTGAGGAGCCAGCTGAGCACCCTGTTCCCCCAGAGCATGGTGGAGCAGGTCATGAACGCCTACCCCCACGTTTCAGACATGTCCCAACTCATCTCACTCATTCAGAGATACAGGAGCAGTCACATGACCTACTAA